The Arenicella xantha genome window below encodes:
- a CDS encoding tetratricopeptide repeat-containing sulfotransferase family protein: protein MNLDALWAQAQSAHQSGNLALAYSLYQDLLKQGYQREAVLSRLAHVCIQAQDLDAAANYLEQLCTLYPSKLAYYEARANLYVKQQRWMQAAVCYLEFLRSNPSQADGYYNAAYYLKQAGEYARAIENYQQALEHGISQPEEVLTNMAVIYSEHLRQEDQAKSCLERALNQLPSYTPAMFNLATLYEEEGDKAHAAKLYEKIVEFDPSNHRALARLAEAQRILDPSAPIISKLQTALVDSSMDDFSRTNIHYALGKALDDCGEFDDAFKHYAAANDLDRSNNPLYSKERQEQIVDDNINFFTEDWFNRHAPTSDASPIFICGMFRSGSTLAEQVLASHSSLTAGGERDFFYKLARSNIDPYPVALEKIEFSALQEMANDYLADLAKAFPGDARPTDKRPDNFLHIGLIKTLFPRAKFIQTNRNPRDNCLSIYFLRTAASMSYAANLTDIAHYYKQYLRLMAHWRKLFPENVYALDYDRLVVDPEPIVRDLLAFLDLPWEPQCLDFHRLKNRVKTASIWQVRQPLYQSSSGRWKNYQNNIADLIAEFAE, encoded by the coding sequence ATGAATTTAGATGCTTTATGGGCACAAGCCCAAAGTGCGCATCAAAGTGGTAATTTAGCGCTAGCATATTCGCTCTATCAAGATCTTCTTAAGCAAGGATATCAGCGTGAAGCCGTGTTAAGCCGATTGGCTCATGTATGTATTCAAGCTCAAGATTTGGACGCTGCTGCAAACTATTTAGAGCAGCTGTGCACGCTCTATCCGTCAAAATTAGCATACTATGAAGCCCGTGCAAATTTGTATGTCAAGCAGCAGCGATGGATGCAAGCGGCTGTATGCTACTTGGAATTTTTACGGAGTAACCCGTCTCAAGCTGATGGGTATTACAATGCGGCTTACTACTTAAAGCAGGCTGGCGAATATGCACGCGCAATCGAAAATTATCAGCAGGCATTGGAGCACGGCATAAGTCAACCAGAAGAAGTGTTGACCAATATGGCGGTTATATACTCAGAGCATTTAAGGCAAGAAGATCAAGCAAAAAGTTGTTTGGAGCGCGCACTAAATCAATTGCCATCATATACGCCGGCAATGTTTAACTTAGCAACCTTGTATGAGGAAGAAGGTGATAAGGCCCATGCCGCTAAGCTTTACGAGAAAATTGTAGAGTTTGATCCGAGTAATCATCGCGCACTTGCTCGGCTCGCCGAGGCTCAGCGGATACTTGACCCCAGTGCGCCGATTATTTCCAAGTTGCAAACTGCCTTGGTTGACTCATCAATGGATGATTTTAGCCGCACGAATATTCACTACGCATTGGGTAAGGCTCTAGATGATTGTGGTGAGTTCGATGATGCTTTCAAACACTATGCAGCGGCCAATGATTTGGATCGTTCCAATAACCCCCTTTATAGCAAGGAGCGGCAGGAGCAGATTGTCGACGACAATATTAATTTCTTCACAGAAGATTGGTTTAATCGTCATGCGCCGACTTCTGATGCTAGCCCGATTTTTATTTGTGGCATGTTTCGGTCAGGCTCTACACTTGCTGAGCAAGTATTAGCGTCGCACTCAAGTCTGACGGCTGGTGGTGAGAGAGACTTCTTTTATAAATTAGCGCGTTCCAATATTGATCCTTATCCGGTTGCTCTGGAAAAAATAGAGTTTTCCGCATTACAGGAAATGGCTAATGACTATTTAGCCGACTTGGCGAAGGCCTTTCCGGGAGATGCACGACCTACCGATAAGCGGCCCGATAATTTTTTGCATATTGGCTTAATTAAGACATTGTTTCCACGCGCGAAGTTTATCCAGACTAATCGAAATCCACGCGATAATTGCCTGTCCATCTACTTTCTTAGAACGGCGGCGTCAATGAGTTATGCGGCAAACTTGACCGACATAGCCCATTACTATAAGCAATACTTGCGACTAATGGCGCATTGGAGGAAGTTGTTTCCGGAGAACGTGTATGCCCTCGATTATGATCGACTGGTGGTTGATCCCGAGCCAATCGTTCGAGATCTATTGGCGTTTTTAGATCTGCCATGGGAGCCGCAGTGTCTTGATTTTCATCGTTTGAAAAACAGAGTAAAAACCGCAAGTATTTGGCAAGTGCGCCAACCGTTGTACCAGTCCAGCTCGGGTCGGTGGAAAAATTATCAGAATAATATCGCTGATCTGATAGCGGAATTTGCAGAATAA
- a CDS encoding 2OG-Fe(II) oxygenase has product MTIRINPTLNFESLHAQFSEQKKIRIENFFTSQTAEYIADNLQHTTPWHMVHSDAKGLPVRYNPEQLATLSTAQKDEIDTKLQQLAAEHYQYKYKFYPIIDSIKDGTLAIDSMLYQMASFVNGTEFMRFARQLTDVSSLVKMDPQASLYESGDFLTMHDDSNYQRQAGDHSSRRFAVVFGFTKHWSPNWGGQTAFYTSADAVESISWNPGYNVLTVFEVPVQHCVNYVTPFATNGRYSITGWLRDDPTISRPDLGD; this is encoded by the coding sequence ATGACAATTAGAATCAATCCAACACTCAATTTTGAATCGCTACATGCTCAATTTTCTGAGCAGAAAAAAATCAGAATTGAAAATTTTTTCACTTCGCAGACAGCCGAGTATATTGCTGATAATTTACAGCACACGACCCCTTGGCACATGGTTCACTCCGATGCCAAAGGGCTCCCAGTGCGGTATAACCCTGAGCAATTAGCGACGCTGAGTACAGCTCAAAAAGATGAGATCGATACAAAACTGCAGCAACTTGCAGCCGAACATTATCAATACAAGTACAAATTCTACCCCATCATTGACTCAATTAAAGATGGCACACTTGCAATAGACTCAATGCTCTATCAGATGGCAAGCTTCGTTAACGGCACAGAATTTATGCGTTTTGCTAGACAATTAACTGATGTCAGCTCGTTAGTGAAAATGGATCCACAAGCATCTTTATACGAGAGCGGCGACTTTCTAACTATGCATGATGACTCGAACTACCAGCGCCAAGCTGGTGACCATAGCTCTCGGCGTTTTGCCGTAGTGTTCGGTTTCACTAAACACTGGTCACCAAACTGGGGCGGGCAAACTGCATTTTACACCAGCGCCGATGCGGTCGAGTCGATTAGCTGGAACCCCGGCTATAACGTGCTAACGGTCTTTGAGGTGCCAGTACAACACTGCGTTAACTACGTAACCCCTTTTGCGACAAATGGTCGCTATTCAATTACCGGCTGGCTACGCGATGACCCGACAATTAGCCGACCTGACCTTGGAGACTAA
- a CDS encoding tetratricopeptide repeat protein, protein MQDLLKSAYQDLQNQQPQQAISKLQSIAAQVPNNADVAHLLALSYKALGDKARAKQHFKQSLELNEHQPEVLNNLANLLKSEESYSDAEAHYRRAVELNPKYLQAWRNLGICLQAQSHYEAALESYQRALDLAPNDSSALIGLADAQRLIGDLEKAESLYVSVLAIDPQKVNGWHNLGLVFHLQGKLTKALECYHKAFELAGPRPEVSQSLALCLHEAGKTQQSIQIFERALQQNPDHIELHERFNAMLWESEFASEFGESYRSALSQLSGNLSLIESYASLLFRAGHVTQAKQVLERYASGALDNHNLLALQGTIAAEMGDLSTAYHMMTRSLEIQYAKDVAQQLIKIDILLSRYAQAQDLLNQAFIEAPNCQLNWALQSLIWRLSGDKRYHWLMQYEKFVQVYKIAVPAGYDNLAAFLTDVENALIPMHRTEREPLLQTLRNGTQTASRLLHSPHPAIKALKECLQKIVRDYISGLPDDLNHPFLSRKREQFDFSGSWSVKLRANGFHVNHVHPEGWISSSCYITIPRGMHESSSIDIDPETESVDVAADNQGCIKFGESPLQLGDRDVIEMCVRPKPGMVVLFPSYCWHGTFPFSGTDSDYRMTAPFDILPVG, encoded by the coding sequence ATGCAGGATTTACTAAAATCGGCCTATCAAGACCTTCAAAACCAACAGCCACAGCAAGCGATTTCTAAGCTGCAGTCGATAGCAGCGCAGGTTCCTAATAATGCTGATGTGGCACACCTCCTGGCGCTTAGTTACAAAGCGCTTGGCGATAAGGCGCGCGCTAAGCAGCACTTTAAGCAGAGTTTAGAATTGAATGAGCATCAGCCAGAGGTGCTTAACAATCTGGCAAATTTATTGAAATCTGAAGAGAGTTATTCAGATGCCGAAGCGCACTATCGGCGAGCTGTCGAGCTCAATCCAAAATATTTGCAGGCATGGCGCAATCTAGGCATTTGTTTGCAAGCTCAATCCCATTATGAAGCGGCGCTCGAATCGTATCAGCGCGCTCTGGATTTAGCGCCGAACGACTCTTCAGCTCTGATTGGCCTGGCTGATGCGCAGCGTTTAATAGGCGATCTTGAAAAGGCCGAGTCCCTGTATGTGTCCGTGCTTGCGATTGATCCCCAAAAGGTAAATGGTTGGCATAATTTGGGTTTGGTGTTTCATTTGCAGGGAAAATTAACAAAAGCTCTCGAGTGTTACCATAAAGCTTTCGAGTTAGCGGGACCTCGTCCTGAAGTATCTCAAAGTTTAGCTTTGTGCCTCCATGAGGCGGGTAAGACGCAGCAGTCGATTCAAATTTTTGAGCGCGCATTACAGCAGAATCCCGACCATATTGAATTGCATGAGCGATTTAACGCTATGTTATGGGAAAGTGAGTTTGCGAGTGAATTCGGTGAAAGTTATCGTTCGGCCCTTAGTCAGTTATCGGGCAATCTTAGTTTAATTGAGTCCTATGCATCATTGCTATTCCGTGCAGGGCACGTCACACAGGCCAAGCAGGTGCTGGAACGCTATGCCTCTGGCGCTTTAGATAATCACAATCTGCTGGCCTTGCAAGGAACAATTGCCGCAGAGATGGGCGACTTGAGTACGGCCTACCACATGATGACTCGAAGTTTAGAGATCCAGTATGCAAAGGATGTGGCCCAGCAATTAATTAAAATTGATATCTTGCTGTCGCGATATGCTCAAGCGCAAGACTTGCTTAACCAAGCTTTTATCGAGGCGCCGAATTGTCAATTGAACTGGGCATTGCAAAGTTTGATTTGGCGTTTATCCGGCGATAAGCGCTACCATTGGTTGATGCAATATGAGAAGTTTGTTCAAGTCTACAAAATAGCTGTACCCGCTGGCTACGATAACCTAGCGGCATTTTTAACTGACGTCGAAAATGCACTAATACCAATGCATCGAACCGAAAGGGAGCCTTTGTTGCAGACCCTTCGCAATGGCACACAAACCGCATCTCGACTATTGCATAGCCCACATCCTGCGATTAAGGCGTTAAAGGAATGCTTGCAGAAAATTGTTCGAGATTATATTTCTGGCTTACCTGATGACCTCAATCATCCATTTTTGTCGCGCAAACGAGAGCAGTTTGATTTTTCTGGCTCTTGGTCGGTCAAGCTGCGGGCAAATGGGTTTCATGTAAATCATGTCCATCCTGAAGGATGGATTAGCTCGTCCTGCTACATTACAATTCCTCGCGGAATGCATGAGTCCTCTTCGATTGACATAGACCCAGAAACAGAGTCTGTTGACGTTGCGGCCGACAATCAAGGGTGTATTAAGTTCGGTGAAAGTCCGCTGCAGCTCGGTGACCGTGATGTGATTGAAATGTGTGTTCGACCAAAGCCAGGTATGGTGGTGTTATTCCCATCTTATTGTTGGCATGGCACCTTCCCGTTCAGTGGTACAGATTCAGACTACCGTATGACAGCTCCGTTTGATATCCTGCCAGTCGGCTAA
- a CDS encoding tetratricopeptide repeat-containing sulfotransferase family protein, producing the protein MDQNIDQLLKDAEDAIRAGKVDQAEQSFLAAVELEPDSASAHYGLGSVAMQRDRLDEAFKSLGRAQELEPNAVDIAVNLAHCYHRVGNRRQALIQLQHATKFCKDDPVFCSRIADFLLSLGEPPAAIQLLSRLKVLTPADQIILARAQAGVSNWREAVNILRRLNDELPDDSSIANNLAVTAGKLRDFPTAISAFERYLRLVSPTAEDYLRFADLLLMAQQSERSEKAIKHAMELGEDGPQIFVMQAKVARLDGDYVKANESLDKAIQRMPNHGEAWSMRAELATDEQLKELIELLSKQLAKLEEIAMLNHQHRGLLNYALAHMQDRIGDYQQAAKSFKEANEVQHLFLQGTNTVYQQEHVTQMVERITKNFDRDVFDQSDAKLDKESRAIQPIFIVGMPRSGTTLVERILGQNVQVFNAGEQEAMEYVAADFHQKTMTGKLADAIDVTPHQWAELRKLYLEKLPEISKPIFTDKLPHNFRHVGLIHKLFPDARVIQMHRDKRDVCFSIYSHAFAPGHNYANRWEDLSHFYDECERMMAHWSSMNSPRLMDLNYEDLVQNPSHYAKQLVEFCGFEWNDSYLDFHQSINKSFTFSEMQVRQPIADKRIGRWQHYAEYYPELNND; encoded by the coding sequence GTGGACCAAAACATAGACCAACTTCTTAAAGACGCTGAAGATGCGATTAGAGCCGGAAAGGTTGATCAGGCTGAGCAGTCTTTTCTAGCTGCCGTTGAACTCGAGCCTGACTCCGCATCCGCGCACTATGGTCTTGGCAGCGTTGCAATGCAGCGAGACCGGCTTGACGAAGCATTTAAATCGCTTGGGCGAGCTCAGGAGCTAGAGCCTAACGCGGTCGATATCGCGGTTAATTTAGCGCACTGTTATCATCGTGTCGGAAATCGGCGTCAGGCATTGATCCAACTACAACACGCCACCAAGTTTTGTAAGGATGATCCCGTGTTTTGCTCACGCATTGCAGACTTTCTACTCAGTTTGGGTGAGCCGCCGGCCGCGATCCAATTACTGTCGCGCTTGAAAGTATTGACGCCCGCAGACCAGATTATTTTAGCCCGTGCGCAAGCAGGCGTTTCGAATTGGCGAGAAGCAGTCAATATATTGCGACGACTTAACGACGAGCTTCCTGATGATTCGAGTATCGCTAACAATTTGGCAGTTACTGCCGGAAAGCTACGTGATTTCCCAACTGCAATCAGTGCCTTTGAGCGTTACCTGCGGTTGGTCTCTCCCACTGCCGAGGATTATCTCCGTTTCGCTGATTTACTGTTGATGGCGCAGCAGTCTGAACGTAGCGAGAAAGCGATTAAACACGCAATGGAACTTGGTGAAGATGGTCCGCAGATATTTGTGATGCAGGCTAAAGTCGCGCGGTTGGATGGTGACTATGTAAAGGCTAACGAGTCTTTGGATAAGGCGATCCAACGTATGCCTAATCATGGCGAAGCATGGTCAATGCGTGCTGAGTTGGCGACGGATGAACAGCTCAAGGAATTAATTGAATTGCTTTCCAAGCAACTCGCAAAGCTTGAAGAAATAGCGATGCTGAACCATCAACACAGGGGCTTGTTGAACTACGCTTTGGCACATATGCAAGACCGTATTGGTGACTATCAGCAAGCTGCAAAGTCCTTCAAAGAGGCTAATGAGGTACAGCACCTATTTTTACAAGGAACCAACACCGTCTATCAGCAAGAGCATGTGACGCAGATGGTAGAGCGCATTACTAAGAATTTTGATCGCGATGTGTTCGACCAATCAGATGCTAAGTTAGATAAGGAATCTCGTGCCATACAACCAATTTTCATTGTCGGCATGCCGCGCAGTGGTACCACTTTAGTGGAGCGTATTCTCGGTCAAAATGTTCAAGTATTTAATGCCGGTGAGCAGGAGGCAATGGAGTACGTTGCGGCTGATTTTCATCAGAAAACCATGACCGGAAAATTGGCTGATGCGATAGATGTCACGCCACACCAATGGGCAGAATTGCGTAAATTATATTTGGAAAAATTACCAGAGATTAGCAAGCCGATATTTACCGATAAGTTACCGCATAACTTTCGTCATGTGGGTTTGATACACAAGCTATTTCCTGATGCCCGAGTTATTCAAATGCATCGCGACAAACGAGACGTGTGCTTTTCTATATATTCTCATGCCTTTGCGCCAGGTCACAACTATGCAAATCGTTGGGAAGATCTAAGCCATTTTTATGATGAGTGTGAGCGTATGATGGCTCATTGGTCTAGCATGAACTCACCGCGCTTAATGGATCTTAACTACGAGGACTTGGTGCAAAATCCATCGCATTACGCAAAGCAACTTGTTGAGTTCTGTGGTTTTGAGTGGAATGACTCTTATTTGGATTTTCATCAATCTATTAATAAGAGTTTCACCTTTAGTGAAATGCAAGTTCGACAGCCAATCGCAGACAAACGCATTGGTCGATGGCAGCATTACGCTGAGTATTATCCTGAACTAAATAACGATTAG
- a CDS encoding sulfotransferase domain-containing protein, producing the protein MTSVRDLIEDPGYFAYKFNFDTEAVEFVSIADGDLSNATWLNRDALDSNQAPLAVPLSQLLNALNDLGATIPKSKVHFIFHTAYCGSTFLSRCLDVKGFSQSLREPQLLLDAANAKRLQWQSASTKLDFRHLPSLAMRLLQKHALPDQTLIIKPINSVNNIIPELLQVNSRSKAVMLYTDARNFLLSTLKKGEDARQTVRAMFDLLRCDFPHLSQLRITDVIHMSDLKVTLTLWRLQLEQAEQMLKHFVPSNKMASLYAETLIADPAGALEAVNQFLELGLNGDVMQAIATDDVRFQDAKNSQHQFSKEKRDATYEAIESFYGADLENGYRWLTNNNPATSLTPTLTGGLNLVS; encoded by the coding sequence ATGACAAGCGTTAGAGATTTAATAGAAGATCCAGGTTATTTCGCCTATAAGTTTAACTTCGATACTGAAGCCGTTGAGTTTGTGTCGATAGCTGATGGCGACCTGTCAAATGCGACTTGGCTTAATCGAGACGCGCTAGACTCGAATCAAGCACCGCTAGCAGTGCCGTTGTCGCAATTACTTAATGCTTTAAACGATCTCGGTGCAACGATACCTAAATCAAAAGTACACTTCATTTTTCATACTGCATATTGTGGGTCCACATTCTTATCGCGATGTCTTGATGTGAAAGGTTTTAGCCAAAGTCTACGTGAACCGCAATTGTTGTTGGATGCGGCCAATGCCAAGCGATTGCAGTGGCAGTCGGCATCGACTAAATTGGATTTCAGACATTTACCCTCTCTCGCTATGCGCTTGCTACAAAAACATGCATTGCCTGACCAAACGTTGATTATTAAACCGATCAATTCGGTCAATAATATTATTCCTGAGTTGCTGCAGGTAAATAGTCGAAGTAAAGCTGTGATGCTTTACACTGACGCTAGAAATTTTTTGCTTTCAACTCTAAAAAAAGGCGAAGATGCACGGCAAACAGTTCGTGCTATGTTTGATCTTTTGCGATGTGATTTCCCGCATTTATCACAGCTAAGGATTACCGATGTAATTCATATGTCTGATCTTAAAGTCACGTTAACGCTGTGGCGTTTGCAGCTAGAGCAAGCCGAGCAAATGCTTAAGCATTTTGTGCCGAGTAATAAGATGGCATCGCTTTATGCAGAAACATTAATCGCCGACCCTGCGGGTGCGTTAGAGGCGGTTAATCAATTTCTGGAGCTAGGTTTGAACGGCGATGTAATGCAAGCTATCGCTACTGACGATGTAAGGTTTCAAGACGCCAAGAATAGCCAGCATCAGTTTAGCAAAGAGAAACGTGATGCGACTTATGAAGCTATTGAGTCATTTTATGGCGCAGATTTGGAAAATGGTTACCGCTGGCTGACAAATAATAACCCTGCCACTTCGTTAACCCCGACGTTGACGGGCGGGTTAAATTTAGTCAGTTAG
- a CDS encoding class I SAM-dependent methyltransferase, with product MSQEQNPWSLYWSADRLHSCVAQATDQDQTVLNELWRSFAQSLDSGAKVLDLATGNGAVASAMLAVRSDLDIDAVDKASIDPTSYLSGQENLAAVRFHADTDLFEMPFELSTFDAITSQFGIEYAGFSEASSTVLSLLKPGGRFRYVVHHSQSDIIASSRVKVTELEQLTQVNGLLDTLIKVLRRETDFNELEQLGAAYLEQDIVRTEAVSGQVFLGIEKIASGLQLRPKESIELGVAMNLRVRSELSRLQQLLAAGRSEDEMLAWQQGLLSDAGISASFEPIVIDRQESLYLLGWLVSGQKPA from the coding sequence ATGAGTCAAGAACAAAACCCATGGTCACTTTATTGGTCAGCTGACCGATTGCATAGTTGTGTTGCGCAAGCGACCGATCAAGACCAGACGGTTTTGAATGAGTTATGGCGTTCATTTGCTCAGTCGTTAGACTCCGGCGCCAAGGTTTTGGATTTGGCGACTGGTAACGGGGCGGTGGCGAGTGCAATGTTAGCGGTGCGGAGCGACCTAGATATTGACGCGGTGGATAAAGCGAGTATTGATCCAACAAGCTATTTGAGCGGTCAGGAAAATCTAGCTGCGGTTCGTTTTCACGCGGATACTGATCTCTTTGAGATGCCATTCGAGTTATCGACTTTTGACGCCATCACTAGTCAATTCGGTATCGAATATGCTGGCTTCTCAGAAGCTAGTTCGACGGTGCTGTCGTTGCTAAAGCCTGGCGGTCGTTTCCGCTATGTGGTGCATCATTCACAGAGCGATATTATTGCCTCGTCGCGCGTTAAAGTGACCGAACTTGAGCAGCTAACACAAGTTAATGGTTTGCTTGATACCTTAATTAAGGTGCTGCGTCGGGAGACGGATTTTAACGAGTTAGAGCAATTGGGTGCAGCTTACCTAGAGCAAGATATAGTAAGAACTGAAGCTGTATCTGGACAAGTGTTTTTGGGTATAGAGAAAATAGCCAGTGGCTTGCAGCTGCGACCAAAAGAGTCAATCGAGCTCGGCGTTGCTATGAACTTGCGGGTTCGCTCCGAGTTGTCTCGGCTTCAGCAGTTACTTGCCGCCGGCCGCAGTGAGGACGAAATGCTTGCATGGCAGCAAGGTCTGCTGTCTGATGCCGGTATTTCAGCTAGTTTCGAGCCTATCGTTATAGACCGCCAAGAGTCGCTTTATTTACTCGGATGGCTGGTGTCTGGGCAGAAGCCCGCATGA